Within the Salvia hispanica cultivar TCC Black 2014 chromosome 4, UniMelb_Shisp_WGS_1.0, whole genome shotgun sequence genome, the region AAAATTGTTCAAATTTAAGCTTGATCTTGCTAAAGACATTGATGACAATGTGGATAGGTTTCAGAAGTTAGTTCAGGACATTAAGAGGTCAGGTGATAAAACCATAGATGAATACACAAGTATAGCCCTGATGAATGCCATACCTGATTCCTATAGTGATGTTAAGGCTGCCATTAAGTATGGTAGAGACTCTGCTCCTCTAGACCTGATTATTAGCTCCCTGAAATCCAAAGAACTTGAGCTTAAGGAAAGGGCTGCTGATAAGAATGCTTACAATAAGGTGTTGAATGTTAGGGGTAGATCTAAATCTAGAGGGGGCAATGAGCCCAGTAGTGGTTCTGGTAATTCCTCAAACTCTAGGAAAAAGTTTAGGTCTAGGTCTAGAAGCAAGGATCCTAAAACCTATAGGAAGTGTTTCAACTGTGGTGATGTTGGGCACTATAAGAAAGAGTGTACTAAACCTAAGAAGAATAAGTTCCCTAACAATAATTCCCAAGTTGAAACCCTGGTTAATGTTGCTGCTTATGATAATGTAAATGattctgttttcatggtgcATGACCTGCAATTTGTTAATGCCTCTCCTGCATGTCCCTTCACTTCAAATGATTGGCTGTGTGATTCTGGATGTACTTATCATGTGAGTCCTTTTAAGGAGGTGTTTTCTGAGCTGAAACCTGTAACTAAGACTTTTGTGTCAATGGCTGATGACAAGAAGTGTGAAATTCTTGGTATTGGCACTGtgtgtttgaagtttgaaaatgGTTATGTGCTTAGCCTAAAGGATGTAAGATATGTTCCTGATCTATGCTATAATTTGATGTCTTGTACTGCTCTTGAGAATGAGGGTATGGGAGGGAAGTGGGGGGAAGGCTGTATGAAAATTTGCAGAGGTTCTATGTGTCTTTTCAAAGCTCAGAAAAAATGTGGCTTGTATGTGTGTAATGCTGTGCCTCTTGCATGTGACAAAGCTTATGCTAATGTAGTTAAAACTGACAGAACCATGTTGTGGCATAATAGGCTAGGTCATATGAGTGCAAAAGGTTTGAGTATCCTGAAAAAGCATGCCATTCTTTCTGATAATGATGTTCAAAGTGAGTTGCCTTTCTGTGATTCTTGTGTGCTGGGTAAACAACACAGAGTTTCTTTCCCTAGTACCCCTGCTCCTGCTAATGTGAGTAAATGTATTCtggaatatttgcatatgGATGTCTGGGGTCCAGCTTCAGTGTCTTCTCACTCTGGATGTGTTTACTTCTTGTCTGTGATTGATGATTTCTCAAGAAAAGTCTGGTGTTTTTTGATGAGACACAAGTCTgatgtttttgaaaaacttaaaacttgGAAAACCTTGATTGAGACTCAAACTGGTAAGAAGATTAAGGCTATTAGAACTGATAATGGCCTGGAGTTTTGTAATAATCAGATGGATGATTTATGTGATAGCTTTGGAATTAAAAGACATAGAACTGTGCCTTATACCCCACAGCAAAATGGGGTTGCTGAGAGAATGAACAGGACTTTACTTGAAAAAGTGAGATGCATGCTTTCTAAGTCTGGATTGTCAAAAAAGTTTTGGGGTGAGGCTTTGTTAACTGCTACTTATTTGGTAAATAGGTCTCCTTCTGTGCCTCTGGTTGGTCAGTGTCCTGAGTATGTGTTCTATGGCAAGCCTCTTGTTTTTTCTCACCTAAGGGTCTTTGGCTGTACTGCTTTTGTGCATAATAAGTCTGATAAACTTGAGCCTAGATCTAGGAAAGGTGTTTTTCTAGGTTATCCTGAGGGTGTCAAAGGGTATAGAGTCTGGCTAAGGGATGAACCTGGGTTCAAGGTCATAATAAGTAGGGATGTGGTCTTCAATGAAGATGAATTCCCCTGCTTAAGGCTGACATTGAGCCCAGATCCTATAGATGTGGACAATGAACCTCTCACTGAGGTGGAGTCCACAGATACACTCACTGGAGTGGAGCATCCTAGTGGTGCTCCAAGTGAGGTGGAGCAGCCATTTTGGAACACTTATCCAGTCTATACTCCTAATGAGACACTTGATGAAGGAAACCCAAATTTGCTGCATAATAACCCTGCCCAAAATGTGGATGACAATGTGCCTAATTTGCATAATAGCCCTGTTAGAAACTCTCCTCCTGTTCCTGTTCAGAATGTGATAAATAGCCCTAGTGGCATTCAAAATGCTATTGATAATACTAACTTGCaggattatattttatctagaGATAGAACTAGAAGGGTAAATGTTGGTAAACCCTCTAGATATGATGGCTTTGTTGGTTTAGTTGCTCTGATTAATTTGGCTTTCAATGTTTATGAATCTGATGGTGATGAGCCTCAAACCTATAAGCAGGCTACTAAGTCTAAATTCTGGAGTCAGTGGCATAATGCCATGATGGAGGAGATGCATTCTCTGAAAGTTAATTTCACTTGGATTCTTGTACCTTTGCCTCCTGGTGCATCTGTGGTTGATTGCAGGTGGCTCtataaactgaaaaatgagGTGGAGGGCCTTAGGTACAAGGCCAGATTAGTGGCAAAAGGCTTCACTCAACAAGAGGGGGTGGATTACACAGAAATTTTTGCACCTGTTGTTAAATTCACAACTGTTAGAATGATGTTGGCTTTGTgtgctcattttaattgggaattGAAGCAGATGGATGTTAAAACTGCTTTCTTACATGGTGATCTTGATAAGCCTATTTATATGAAACAGCCTGAGGGCTTTGTTGATCCCAAGTTTCCCAATCATGTGTGCTTGTTGAAAAAGGCTCTTTATGGTTTGAAACAGTCCCCTAGGCAGTGGAATATCAAGTTTAATACATGTATGCAAAAGTTAGGTTTTGTCAGAAGTACTTTTGATGCTTGCTTGTATGTGAAGAATCTTGATACTGTGCCTGTGTTTCTGttattatatgttgatgatatgcttTTAATGGGTCCTTGTTTGAAAACCATTAAGGGGGTGCAAGCTGCCTTGAGTGAGAATTTTGACATGAAGGATCTAGGTGATGCTCAGAAAATCTTAGGGATTAATATATCTAGAGATAGGAGTAGCTCCACCCTTGTGTTGCATCAAGAACCTTATGTGtacaaaattctgaaaaagTTTAACATGTTTGATGCTAAGCCTGCTTCTGTGCCTTTAGCTGCTCATTTTATGTTGAGTAAAGATTTGTGCCCTAAAGTGAAATTGATGCTATGAAAAGAATTCCCTATGCAAATGCTATTGGATCTGTTATGTTCTTGATGGTTAGCACTAGGCCTGATATTGTCTATGCTGTATCTTGTCTTAGTAGATATATGTCTAATCCAGGTCCTGTTCATTGGGAAGCTCTGAAATGGCTTCTTAGATACTTGAAGCAAACTGCTAAGTATGGTTTGTGCTATTCTAAATGTGATGATGGTGTTTTACTAACTGGTTTTGTGGATTCCAACTATGCTAATGACAGAGATAAGAGGAAGTCAACCACCTCCTATGTATTTTCAGTGTGTAGGTCTTGCATAAGCTGGAAATCACAACTGCAGCACATTGTGGCTTTGTCCACCACTGAGTCAGAGTATATTGCCATCACTGAGGCAATGAAAGAGGCTGTATGGTTAAAGGGAGTACTTTCTGAACTCAAGTTTGTGAAATCCTCTCCTGTGTTGTTCTCTGATTCTCAATCTGCTATTCACTTATGTAAAAATCCTGTTTTTCATGATAGAACAAAGCATATAGATGTAAGGTTTCATTACATTAGGGATGTTGTAGAAAAGGGTGAAGTGTTTCTTCAAAAGGTGCATACTGATAAAAACCCAGCTGACATGGGAACTAAACCCTTACCTTTGGAAAAACTTCTTTTCTGCATTAAGTACTTGCATTTTGATCTAGGATAGGTTGCATGTCCCGGGGAAAGACCTCAGCCACCTTATCAGCTGTGGTAAGGGTGGTAGGTGGCTGGAGGCATGAAGTCCTTTAGACTAATGGGTGTCAGCCCCTCTGGTGTCTAAAGGCAACCTGGTGGTTCCAAAAATGCTTGTGGACTTTTGTCCTTGGGTGCTGAGGGAACTACCTTGTAGGCTGTGATGATTATACCTTAGCCCTCAACACTTGGTTGGTTTCCCAGAATAAAAGTCCAAGGTGGAGTATGTTGGATATTTTGGATGGACTATTATTTGGGCTGTGATATTTCTTATGCCCAGACGTTATTAATTGGGCTGAGCCCAATTGCTTAAACCCTCTCACcagatgctgccacgtgtcTCTCTCTTTGGATGATGGCTTCTAAGCCGTTGGATGTAGGGTtgattgtgttaagtgagaaTGGGGTTGGTGCCGATTCTTAATTCAGgattcatctctctctctctctccaatctTGTGTGACTCAGAgcatctctctcttctcttctctcttctccGGTGATCTTCCGGCCTTCTCTTGGTGATCTTCAATGGTTCTTTGAGTGTAAGATCATTTGTGGGTGCTGGTGTGCAGCAATCTCTTCGATTGCTTAGTTCTGGAGAAGTTTTAGGGTTTGTGAGAACTTGAAGGCCGTGTGTAGAGAATTTGTTCGGTGGAACTAGATCTGGTGTGAGGGGTTTCTTTAGTGGAGGTATTGGTGGTCTGAGGGTTAACTCTATCCAATCCATTGGTGCTCCCTTGGATCTAATTCTGGAAGAATAGATCAGTGTTGGTTGCGGCGGGTTCTGAGCCAAGTTTTCTTTGATCTCTTGTTCTTGCTCTCTGGCGTTTAGTTGATTACCTGTGTTTAGATCCGAGAGGATCTCTCTTAGTATTACTAACTCGTTTCTTGAGTGTGCAGGTGCAATTGAGTACTATTGAAGTTGGAGTTACAACTCCAAGACcttgtaatagttagaactAGATTCGTAGTAATCTTAGTTTGTATTACTTGTGTAAATCAGCCGCGTGGGTGAGAGTTTGGCTGAGCTCtcttgtacaagaacaaagaggtctcggtaattagtgaatctagactaatctgatccctacagaTGTATTACAATATTGGGAGTGAAATTAAAAGACATTTCTAGTGAGAAAAAGATGTGAAGTAGAGAAGGATGTGGGTGTGTGAAATGAAGGAGAGGAGATTGAGGTATTTATAAtaggagaagaaaaatttaaaaaataattttaaaaaaatatatgtaatcGGCTCTGCCAACGGCCCGAGCCTCCGTAATGGAGGTCCATCGCAAGCCGAGCCGATGATGTATCGGCTAGGGCAATTGATCGGGCATGGGGCGGAGGTGTTGGGGGTTAGAGATGGGCATCTCCCCACAATGGTGCCAATGACAGCCGATGGGGAGGCCGATCGCTCGGCCCTTGCGATCGGCCTCCATTGCTAGTGCTCTAAGTATAAATTGCCCAATCACTACAAAATACTTATCTTTGAAGGACACAAATATCGAGATGCAATTGCTTGTGttgggaaaatgaaaaataacaacaattagGACGCAAAAGAAAACGTGCATAAATTAAGGACAAATTAACTcaatcttttgcttttttagaACGCTTTCATTTACATCtcctaattttagttgggacatcaACAATAAGGACGTTTTTTGAAGCGTTAATGGTATatttaaaaacacaaattagcgTCT harbors:
- the LOC125221167 gene encoding secreted RxLR effector protein 161-like, coding for MKRIPYANAIGSVMFLMVSTRPDIVYAVSCLSRYMSNPGPVHWEALKWLLRYLKQTAKYGLCYSKCDDGVLLTGFVDSNYANDRDKRKSTTSYVFSVCRSCISWKSQLQHIVALSTTESEYIAITEAMKEAVWLKGVLSELKFVKSSPVLFSDSQSAIHLCKNPVFHDRTKHIDVRFHYIRDVVEKGEVFLQKDRLHVPGKDLSHLISCGKGGRWLEA